The Fundidesulfovibrio soli sequence TCTGCCCCTGTGTCAGCTCCGCCTGGGCCACCACGTCCTCGCGGGACATGCGGTTGATGCCCGTGATCTGAAGGTCGCGGATGGTGAAGTACTCGATGGTGGTCAGCCAGCGATACCCGGCCAGCAGGCCCACCGAAACCGCCACCATCAGCACGCAGGCCAGCACCAGGGTGCACAGCTTGGCGAACATGCCGCCCAGGAGCATGGCCTTGAAGCCCGCGCCGGACTTGCCGCGCGCCTTGTTGCCTTTGGCCTTGGCCAGGGTCAGGCGGCCTTCGCGGTTGGCCGTGCGGGATGCCGTGATCTTGGCGCGCGAGTCCTTGCCGCCACCGTAGGTGTGGGCGTTGCGGCTTCTGCTCGCGCCCAGGCCCAGGCGCGATGTGGGTCGTGCGGCCACGCTCACTGCACCACCTTCACTTCCAGCTTCAGCTCCACGCCGAAATGTTCGAGGACCGCCTGGCTGGCCTGGTCGATGAGCTCCAGCGCCGCCATGGCCGTGCCCCTGCCGTCGTTCACCAGAAAATTCGCGTGCATGCCCGAGAAGCGCATCCCGCCCAGGGCCTTGCCCTTGAAGCCCAGCTCGTCGAGCATCTTCCCGGCGCTCGCGCCCGGGGGATTCTTGAACACGCAGCCGCAGGTGGCCGCGCTCACGGGCTGGGTGGCCTTCTTGCGGGCCAGCACGTCGTCCATTGCCGCGCGCACCGCCTCGGGAGCCGCCTGGGTCAGGGCGTAGCGCGCCTCCAGCACCAGCCAGGGCTCGTCCAGGCCCAGGGGAGTGAAGCGGCGGTAGCCCGCCAGCCACTGCTCCGGCCCGATCCAGCGCAGGCCGCCCGACATGTCCCACACGCGCACGGCGTCCAGCAGTTCGGCGGTCTCGCGCCCGTAGCTGCCCGCGTTCATGGCCACGGCCCCGCCCACGGTGCCCGGGATGCCGGCCAACCCTTCCATACCGGAGAGGCCCTCACGCGCGGCCCAGCCCAGCAGCTTGGGCAGCATGAGCCCGCCCGGTGCCAGCACCAGCTCACGGCCGTCGGAGGAAAGCCCGGCGCGCACCGGGCTCCCCGCCTGGCCCAGGCTGACGACCGCGATGTCCAGGTCGCCGTCCAGGGCCAGAAGATTGCTTCCCCACCCCAGCACGAAGGGCCTGCCCGCGTGCCGGGCCAGCTCGTCCCCGAGCAGGGCCGCGTCCTCCGGGGATTCCAGGAGGATCTCGGCCTGCGCGCGGCCGCCCACCCGCAGGGTGGTGCGCTCCGCGAAGCGGGGTCCGGGCTGGATCTTAAGCGCCATGCGCCCCCTCCAGGAACTGTACGCCCACCTTCCAGACGCTGCCCGCGCCCAGGGTGATGAGCACGTCGCCGGGGCGCAGCATGGCCTGCAGGGTGTGCAGGGCCGCGTCGAAGTCCGGCACGTAGGTCACCTTGGTCTTGGAGACCTGACGGATGCCCTGGGCCAGGCTCTGGCCGGAGACGCCGGGGATGGGCTTTTCCGACGCCGGGTAGATCTCGGTGAGCACCAGCTCGTCCACTTCCTCGAAGCTCTTGCAGAAGTCGCCGAACAGGGCCTGGGTGCGGGTGAAGCGGTGCGGCTGGAAGAGCACCACGAGCCTGCGGTCCGGGTAGCAGCTCTTGGCGGTGGTCAGCGTGGCCGTGATCTCGGCCGGATGATGGCCGTAGTCGTCGATGACCAGCACGCCGTCGCGCTCGCCCTTCTTCTCGAAGCGGCGGCCCACGCCCGCGAAGTTGGCCAGCGCGGCCAGGACGGCCTTCTTCTCGAGCCCCGCCTCGATGGCCACGCCGATGGCGCCCAGGGCGTTCTGGATGTTGTGGCGGCCCGGGTGGTTCAGGGTCACCTCGCCCCAGAGCTCGCCGTCCAGGAGCACCTCGAAACGGGGGCGCGACCCGGAGTCCAGAATACGGCCGCGCAGGCGTGCCTTGGCGTCCTGCACGCCGTAGGTCAGCACCGGGCGGTTGATGCGCGGCAGGATGCGGCGCACGCCCGGGTCGTCCAGGCAGATCACGTTCATCCCGTAGAAGGGGATGGCGTTGCAGAAGCGGATGAAGCTGGCGTCGATCTCGTTCTGACCGGAGTAGAAGTCCAGATGGTCGGCGTCCACGTTGGTGACCACCGTCATCACCGGGGAGAGGCACAGGAATGAGCCGTCGGACTCGTCGGCCTCGGCGATGAGGTACTGCCCCTCGCCCAGGCGGGCGTTGGCGCCCATGGCGTTGAGCCTGCCGCCGATGATGACCGTGGGGTCGAGCCCGGCCTCGGAGAAGATGGTGGCCAAAAGCGACGTGGTCGTGGTCTTGCCGTGGGTCCCTGCCACCGCGATGCCTGAGCGCAGGCGCATCAGCTCGGCCAGCATCTCGGCCCTGGGGATCACCGGGATGCCCTTGCGGCGGGCTTCCTCAACCTCGGGGTTGGCCTCGGTGATGGCCGTGGACTTGACCAGCACGTCGGCCTGGCCCAGGTTTTCGCGGCCGTGGCCGATGGAGATTTCCGCGCCCAGGCGCTGCAGGCGCTTGACCGTGTCCGAGAGGGACATGTCGGAGCCCGTGACCTGATAGCCCAGGTTCAGGAGCACCTCTGCGATGCCGGACATGCCCGACCCGCCGATGCCCACCATGTGGATGCGGTTCACCTGGGTGCGCATGCCGCGCGCGGGGTTGCAACTCGTATCGATGTCAGCCACGTTGGTTCCTTTCATCATGCCGCCAGCCGGGTGAGCTCGCGCGCGATCACCCCGGCGGCGTCCGGTTTGGCCTGGGCGCGCGCGGCGCGGCCCATGGCCAGAAGTTTGTTCTGGTCGCCCAGCAGCCCGAGGATTGTGCCGGCCAGGAGATCGGCCGTCAGGTCCTTCTCGTCGATGACCACCGCAGCGCCCTCGCGCTCCAGCCAGGAGGCGTTCACGCGCTGGTGGTCGTGGGTGGCGTGCGGGAAGGGCACCAGCAGCGAGGGTTTGCCCATGCAGGCCAGCTCGGCCAGGGTGGAGGCCCCGGCGCGGCCGATCACCAGGTCGGCCCAGGCGTAGGCCCCGGCCATGTCCGTGATGAAGGGCTCCACACGGACGCCCGCCTGCCCGCGATAGTGCTGCGAGAAGGACTCGTAGTCGGCGGAGCCGGTCTGGTGCCAGAGCTCCACCCCTTCAGCGGCCAAACGGGGCCAGGCCGTCACCATCAGCCGGTTGACGGCCCGGGCCCCTTGGCTGCCACCCAAGACAAGAACCCTTTTTGGCACCACCCGCGAGGGCTCCGTCTCGACGTATCCCGCGATTTCGGGGCGCACCGGGTTGCCCGTGACGAGCACCTTGGAGGCCGGGAAAGCGTGGGTTTCGTCGGGATAAGTCACCATCACCTTGTCCACCACCCGGCCAAGGAAACGGTTCGTCACCCCGGGAACGCTGTTCTGTTCGTGCACGGCCGTAGGCACGCGCAGCATCCAGGCGGCCAGCACCGGGCAGAACCCGGCGTAGCCGCCGAAACCGGCCACCACCTGCGGCCTGAAATCCCTGACGATGCCCAGCGCGGTGACCAGACTCCAGGCCATCCGCAGCATGGCGGGCACCGCCTTGAGGCCCCGGCCGAGCACGCCGCGCACGGCCAGTCCCCGGAAGCTCACGCCCGCCCTGCGGGCCAGATCGCCCTCGGGGCCTTCGCCGCCCACGAAGAGGATCTCCACGCCGGGGTGCATGGCCTTCAGCTCGGCCGCCACCGCCAGCGCGGGGAAGATGTGGCCGCCGGTGCCGCCCGTGGTAACGATGGCGCGCTTCATGCGGGTTTCCTCCTCGAGAGGTTCAGGAGGATGCCGACGCATAGGAAGCCGGAAATCAGGTTTGAGCCTCCGTAGGAGAGGAAGGGCATGGCCACGCCCTTGGGCGGCACGCAGCCCATGACCACGGCCAGGTTCAGCAGGAAGCCGATGCCCAGCACCATGGCCATGCCGTAGGCGGTGAAGCGGTCGCGCAGGTCGTCCTGGGCCAGGGCGATGCGGAAGGAGCGCCACATGAGCACCCCGATCATGGCCAGGATCACGGAGACGCCGATGAAGCCCAGCTCCTCCCCGGTGACGGCCATGATGAAGTCCGTGTGCGCCTCGGGCAGGTAGAAGAGCTTCTGCTTGCCCGCGCCGAAGCCCACGCCCGTGATCTGCCCGGAGCCGAAGGCGAAGAAGGACTGCACCAGCTGGTAGCCCGTGCCCTGCGGGTCCTGGAAGGGGTCCAGGAAGGCGAACCAGCGCTTGAAGCGGTACGGCGAGTTGACCACCAGCAGCACGGCCGCGGCGGCGCCGAACAGGCCCGAGACCAGCAGGTAGATGATGCGGGTGCCGCCCACCAGGCTCATCAGGAAGAAGAGCATGCCCAGGAACACCGCGCCGCCGAAGTCCGGCTGGATGAGCAGCACCACGCCCAGGATGCCCGTGACCACCACCGGGGGGATGAAGCCCACGGAGAACGACTTCACCAGGGCCTGTTTGCTGGAGTAGAAATAGGCCAGGTAGAACACCAGCACCACCTTGGCCAGCTCCATGGGCTGGAGCAGCAGCGGCCCGATGTGCATCCAGCGCCTGGCCCCGCCCGCCTTGACCGAGAACGGCGGGATCATGGTCATGGCCAAGAGCGCCAGCACCATGAACAGCCAGAGGTACACCGGCCCGTAGAGGATCTTGCGCGGCAGCCAGGCCACGAAGAACATCAGGCACACCCCGATGCCCAGGAAGATCGCCTGCTTCTTGAAGAAGAAATATTTGTCGTGGACCATGCGCTCCGCCATGATGCCGGAGGCCGAGAGCACCATGACCACGCCGAGCCCGGCCAGGGCCACGGCGAAGGCCACCAGCCACCAGTCGAAACCGGAGCGGGGCGCCGTGATGGCCGGGGCCGCGACATGGGCCTGGGAGTGGGCGTGGGCGTGTACGCTCATTGCCTGGCCTCCGTCTCGTCGGGCAGGCCGGCCATGATCCGGGCGAAGTCCTCGCCGCGGGCCTTGTAGCCGGAGTACAGGTCGAAGCTGGCCGTGGCCGGGGAGAGCAGGATCACGTCGCCCGGCTCGCTGTTCCGGTAGAGCCTGGTCACGGCGGCCTCAAGCGTGGGCTCCCAGAACAGGGGCAGCTGCCCGCTCCAGGCGGCCTCGAAAATCTCGCGGTTGGCTCCGAACAGCCCCACCTCCACCACGCGGCCCTTGAACAGCGGCAGCACGGCCTCCAGGTCGCCGCCCTTGAACACGCCCCCGGCCAGCAGGCGCACGGGGCGGTCGAAGCTCTGCACGGCTGCGCGCATGGCGTCCACGGTGGTGGCCTTGGAGTCGTCCACGAAGAGCACGCCGCCCTTCTCGCCCAGGCTCTCCAGGCGGTGGGCCAGGGGCTTGAACGCGGCCACGGCCGCCCGGGCCTGCTCCTCGGTCACGCCCATGGCCCTGCAGGCCAGCCAGGCGGCCTCCATGTTGGCCCTGTTGTGCGCGCCGGGCAGGTGGTTCTCCGGGAAGCGGGAAGTACCCGTGAAGTAGACGCGGCGGGCCTTGGTGAACTTGCGGGCCTCGAGCTCATCCTTCATCTCCAGCGGCAGCACGGCCAGGTCGTTCTCGGTCATGCGCGTGAAGAGGTTGAGCTTGGCCGTGAGGTATTCCTCGATGTCGGCGTGGAAATCCAGGTGATTGGCCGAGAAGTTGAGCAGCACGCCCACCTTGGGGCGGAAGCTCTTCACGTTCTGCAGCTGGAAGCTGGAGACCTCCAGCACGGCCACGTCGCAGGGCTCGCCCGAGAGCAGATGCTCGGAGAGGGGCGTGCCGATGTTGCCGCCCACGAACACCCGTCGCCCGGCGTGGCGCAGGATCTCGCCGATGAGCGTGGTCGTGGTGGTCTTCCCGTTGGTGCCGGTGACGGCCACAATGGGGGCCTGGTTGAACCAGGAGGCCAGCTCCAGTTCGCTGAGCACCTGGGCGTCCGGGCAGGCCGCCAGGAACGCGGCGAGCTTGGCCACGGGCACGCCGGGGGAGAGCACCACCATCTGGGCGCCCTCGAAGTCCTCGGGCTTGTGGGGTCCGAGCCGCAGCTCCACGCCCAGGCCTTCAAGCATGGCGCGGGCCCCGGCGTCCAGGGCCTCGGGGTTGCGGTCCAGCAGGCGGACGGCGGCGCCCAGCGCGGCCAACAGGCGGGCGGCGGCCACGCCGGACACGGCGGCTCCCACCACCACGGCCTTGTGCCCGGCCAGCTGCGACTTGTGGATCAGCGCCTGCATCCCGCTACCTCAGCTTCAGCGTGCTCAAGGCCACGAAGGCCAGGAGGATGGAGAGTATCCAGAACCGGATGATGATCTTGGATTCCGGTATCCCCTTGAGTTCGAAATGATGGTGCAGCGGGGCCATGCGGAAGATGCGCTTGCCCCCCGAGAACTTGTAGTAGCCCACCTGCAGGATCACGGAGAGGGTCTCCAGCACGAAGACGCCGCCCACGATCATCAGGATGAACTCCTGCTTGCAGACCACGGCCACGAAGCCCAGCGCCCCGCCCAGGGCCAGGGAGCCCACGTCACCCATGAACACCTGCGCCGGGTAGGCGTTGAACCACAAAAACCCGAGCCCGGCCCCGGCCATGGCCGCGCAGAACACCGCGACCTCGCCCACGCCGGCAACGGGCAGCACCTGGAGGTAGCGCGCCATCTGCGCGTGGCCCGCCACGTAGACGAACAGGGCGAACATGCCCGCCGCCACCACCGTGGGGCCGATTGCCAGGCCGTCGAGCCCGTCGGTGAGGTTCACGCCGTTGGAGGCCCCCACGATCACCAGCACGGCGAAGGGCAGGTACCACCAGCCCAGGTCCGGCGAGAAGTTCTTGAAGAAGGGCACCTGGAGCTTGGTGGAGAAGTCGGGGTCCATGAGCAGCGCGCCCACGGCGATGCCGGCGATGACCAGCTGCCCGATGAGCTTGCCCCTGGCGGAAAGGCCCTTGTTGTTCTTCTTGACCACCTTCAGGTAGTCGTCGCCCAGGCCGATGAGCCCGAAGCCCACGAAGACCATGATGGCCATCCAGACGTTGGCGTTGGTCAGGTCCGCCCAGAGCAGGACCGAACCCAGGATGGAGGCGACCATCAGCAGCCCGCCCATGGTGGGGGTTCCGGCCTTGCACTGGTGGGCCTTGACGTCCTCGTGGATGTACTGGCCGCACTTGATCTTGGTCAGCCAGCGGATCATGCGCGGGCCGAACACGATGGAGATGATGAGAGCCGTGGCGAAAGCGTAGATGGCGCGGAACGTGATGTAGCGGAACACGTTCAGCACGGTCATCTGGGCGGCGAAGGGGACCAGCAGCCAGAAGATCACTTGCTTTCCCCCCCGCGGGTTGCAAGAAAACGATCCAAGAACTCCTCCATGCGCTGGGAGCGCGAGCCCTTGAAGAGCACCGCTCCCTCGTCGATATCCATGTCGCGGGCCACGCCCTCGAAATCTTCCGCGGTCTCCACCGGCACGAAGCGCCCGGCGTAGCCAGCCGAACGCAGGCCGCGCTCCACATGCCCGGCCGCGCCGCCCTTGAACACAAGCAGGTCGCAACCGCCCCTGGCGATGCACTCGCCCAGGGCCTGGTGGGCCTGGTCGGCCTCGGGGCCAAGCTCGCCCATCTCGCCCAGCACCAGCACCAGCCGCCCGCCGCCCGCCAGGGACCTGGCGGACTCGATGGCCGCCGCCATGGACAGGGGGTTGGCGTTGTAGGTGTCGTCGATGACGGCCAGCGGGCCCATGCGGCGCACATCGAAGCGTCGGCCGGGCAGCTCCGCGGCGGCGAGGCCCTCGGCGATCTGCCGGGCGTCCGCGCCCAGCACGCTGGCCGCGGCGGCGGCAGCCAGCACGTTCTCGGCCAGGTGGCCGCCGTGGCAGGAGAGCGCCACCTCCAGCTTGAGGCCCTGCAGGTTCAGGCGGTACAGGCCGCGCCCGTCCGGGTCGCAGCCGGTGAAGGAACAATAGTAGGGGGCCTCGCGGTCCCTGGTGGACATGGCCTGCACGTCGTGGCGGATCTCCCTGGCGGCGGCCCACAGCTCGGGGTAGTCGCGGTTGGCCAGGGCCACCCCGCCGGGGCGCAGGAAGTGGAACAGCCCGGCCTTGGCCCGGCCCACGCCCTCGATGCTGCCCAGGCCTTCCAGGTGGGCGGGGCCGATGTTGTGCACCACGGCAACGTCGGGCTCGCAGATGGCCCCAAGCTCTTCCATGTCGCCGGGGCGGCTGATGCCCAGCTCCAGCACCCAGAGGCGGTGCTCTTCTCCGGCGGCCAGCATGGAGAGCGGCAGGCCCAGCTGGTTGTTGAAATTGCCAGGGTTCTTGATGGAGGAGGCCATGCGCGCGGCGATGGAGGCCAGCATCTCCTTGGCGGTGGTCTTGCCCGCCGAGCCCGAGAGCGCGGCCACCACGGCGCGGGTGCGCCTGCGCCAGTGGCGGGCCAGCAGGCCCATGGCCACCAGCACGTCGGGCACCTGGAGCACGGCCGCCCTGCCCTCCGCCTCGGTCAGCGGGCGGGAGGCCAGCAGCGCGCTCGCGCCGCGCTCCACGGCCTGGGCCGCGAAGTCGTGGCCGTCGGCACGCTCGCCCTTGAGGCAGCAGAACAGCGCCCCGGGGCGCGCCTGGCGGCTGTCGCTGGTCACGAGGTCGCACACGGCGTCCGCGAAGGGGCGGATGTCGGCCTCGGCCTGCACTGCGGCCATGATTTCGCCCAGGGTGAGCCTCATGCCAGAAGCTCCTTGACCACCGCCACGTCGTTGAAGGGGTGCTTCACGTCGCCGATCTGCTGGTAGGTCTCGTGCCCCTTGCCCGCGATGAGCAGGGCGTCCGCCGGGGTGAGCAGCTCCAGGGCCATGGCGATGGCCTTGCGGCGGTCCGGGTGGGCGATGACCTGCCTGGCCCCGGACAGGCCGGGCATGGCGTCGTCCATGATGGCCTGGGGGTCTTCGTGGCGGGGATTGTCCGAGGTGAGCACGGCCACGTCGGACCAGTCCGCCACGGCCTTGGCCATAAGCGGGCGCTTGGTGCGGTCGCGGTCGCCGCCGCAGCCGAACACGGTGACGATCTTGCCGAAATCGAGCTTGCGCAGGGCCTTGAGCACGTTGACCAGGGCGTCGGGGGTGTGGGCGTAGTCCACGTAGACGTTGAGGCCCCGGCAGTTGGGCACACGCTCGAGCCTGCCCGGCGCGCCGTGGCAGGTGGCCAGGCTCGCAAGCTGCTCGGGGGTGAAGCCGATGGCCAGGCACGCGCCCTGGGCGGCCAGCAGGTTGGAGGCGTTGTGCGCCCCGGCCAGGGGGGTGGAGAAACGCCAGGAGCCGCCGACGTAGCGCATCTCCAGTTCCATGCCGTGGGCCGTGTTGCTGAGGATCACACCCTGGAGCCAGCGCTTCGAGGCGCCCGCCCCGCCCAGGCCGTAGCCCAGGGCGTCGGGCATGCTGTCCAGGAGCCTGCGCCCGTAGGGGTCGTCGCCGTTGAGCACCGCGCCGGTGGAGCTTTTGAGGTAGGCCTCGAAGAGCCTGCGCTTGGCCTTGAAATAGGTCTCCATGTCCTGGTGGTAGTCCAGGTGGTCCTGGGTCACGTTGGTCAGGGCGGCGGCGTCGAAGGTCAGGCCCTCCAGGCGGCCCTGGTCCAGGGCGTGGCTGGATGCTTCCATCACCGCGCCGGTGACGCCAGCCTGGATCATGCGGCCCAGCATGGAGTGGATGGCCAGGCAGCCTGGGGTGGTTAGGTTGGCGGGCACTGACTCGCCGGGCCAGCGGTATTCCACCGTGGAGAGCACCCCGGGCTTGCCGCCTGCCGAGGCCATCACGTGCTCCACCAGGTAGGCGATGGTGGTCTTGCCGTTGGTGCCGGTGACCCCCACCAGGGGGAAGGGCAGCTTGGCGGTGCCGTTGAAGGCGGCAGCGAGCTGGCCCAGCGCCCGGCGGGGGTTGTCGGTGAGCACCAGCTCCGCCCGCGTGCATGCGGGGAAATTCTCGGCCGAGGCGGCCACCACGTAGCCCGCGCCCTTCTCCACGGCCATGGGCACGTAATCGGCGCCGTCCTGCGCCGCGCCGGGCACGGCAACGAACACGTCGCCGGGCTCCACCAGGCGGGAGTCCGTGCGGATGGGCAGCCCCGCAGCCACGCGGTTCAGGAGGTCCGCCCAGGCGGCTGTTTCGGGCTTGTCTGTGAAGCTCATTGTCAGGATGCCTTGGCCAGCCAGAGGGTGAAAGGTTCTTTCTCGACCGCGTTCCAGGGGGTCCCGGCCGCTGGGTTCTGCTTGCCCACCACCAGCCCGCTGCCCTTGAGCGAGGGCACCACGCCCTTGGATGCCAGGATCTCGGAGGCCTTGCGCAGCGGCAGGCCCACCAGGTTGGGCACCTCGGCGCCGTTGACCGAAAGGTTCATGGGCGGGAAGGCCACTCCCAGCACCTCGGCCACGTCCGGGGCCGAGCCGGTGGGGCCCTGGGCCTGGGAACGGGCGGCCGGGGCCGGGCGCTGCTCCTGGGCCAGCTTCACGGATTCGGGCATGCGGCCCAGGTAGGAGAGGCTCTTGATGGCCACTTCCCGCACGGCGGGCGCGGCGACCACGCCGCCATAATGGTTGGGCTCGGGTTCGTCCACCATGACGAGGATCATGTATTCCGGGTCCACGGCGGGGATGAAGCCCACGAAATCCGCCAGGTACTTGTCGCCGTAGCCGCCTGTGGCCTTGGCCTTCTGGGCGGTGCCGGTCTTGCCGCCGAGCTCCAGCCCGTCGATGTGCGCCTTGACGCCGGTGCCCTTCTCCTCCTCCACGACCTCGCGCATCATCTGCTGCACGGTCCTGGCGACCTGCGGGTCGAACACGCGGACTTCGGGCCAGTAGGCGTTGTCCTGCACGGGGTCGAGCACCAGCCGCAGGGGCTTGCGCACGCCGTTGTTGGCGACGATGTGGAAGGCCTGGGCCAGCTGCACCGGGGTGACGCCGATGCCCTGGCCGAAGGAGTTGGTGGCCAGGTCCAGCTTGCTCCAGGCCGAGAGGGGACGCAGCAGGCCCTTGGCCTCGCCGGGCAGGGGCAGGCCCGTGGGCTGGCCGAAGCCGACCTTCTCGAAGTAGGCGTGCAGCCGGGGCGCGCCCAGGTCCATGCCGATCTTTGCCGCGCCGATGTTGGAGGACCAGCGCAGGATCTTGTTCACTGGCAGCACGTCGTAGGGGTGGGTGTCGCGGATGGTGGCGATGTTATGGAAGTTCCACTGCCCCTTTTCGCAGTTGTACGTGGTCTCGGGGCGGACCACCTTCTCCTGCAGCGCGGCCGCGATCAGGATGGGCTTCATGGTGGAGCCGGGCTCCAGCACGTCCAAAGCCAGGCGGTTGCGCGCGGCCTTGGGGTCGGAGTCGGACCCGCCGTTGGGGTTGAAGAAGGGGTAGTTGGCCCAGGCCAGGATCTCCGCGCTCTTGACGTGCACCACGATACAGGTGCCGGCCTTGGCCTTGTTGTCCACCACGGCCTTGGCCAGGGCCTCCTCGGCGAAGAACTGGATCTGGGAGTCGATGGAGAGGCGCACGTCCGCACCGTCGGCGTTGGCCATCTCGCGGCCCTGGGCGTCCAGGTAGAGCCTGCGGCCCGAGGCGTCGCGCTGGACCACGTACTTGGCCTTCTTGCCGGCGAGCTGGGGCTCGAAAAATTTCTCCAGGCCCTCAAGGCCCTGGTCGTCGTAGCCCACGAAGCCCAGCAGCTGCCCGGCCATCTGCTTGTTGGGGTAGGAGCGGCC is a genomic window containing:
- the murB gene encoding UDP-N-acetylmuramate dehydrogenase, with product MALKIQPGPRFAERTTLRVGGRAQAEILLESPEDAALLGDELARHAGRPFVLGWGSNLLALDGDLDIAVVSLGQAGSPVRAGLSSDGRELVLAPGGLMLPKLLGWAAREGLSGMEGLAGIPGTVGGAVAMNAGSYGRETAELLDAVRVWDMSGGLRWIGPEQWLAGYRRFTPLGLDEPWLVLEARYALTQAAPEAVRAAMDDVLARKKATQPVSAATCGCVFKNPPGASAGKMLDELGFKGKALGGMRFSGMHANFLVNDGRGTAMAALELIDQASQAVLEHFGVELKLEVKVVQ
- the murC gene encoding UDP-N-acetylmuramate--L-alanine ligase; protein product: MRTQVNRIHMVGIGGSGMSGIAEVLLNLGYQVTGSDMSLSDTVKRLQRLGAEISIGHGRENLGQADVLVKSTAITEANPEVEEARRKGIPVIPRAEMLAELMRLRSGIAVAGTHGKTTTTSLLATIFSEAGLDPTVIIGGRLNAMGANARLGEGQYLIAEADESDGSFLCLSPVMTVVTNVDADHLDFYSGQNEIDASFIRFCNAIPFYGMNVICLDDPGVRRILPRINRPVLTYGVQDAKARLRGRILDSGSRPRFEVLLDGELWGEVTLNHPGRHNIQNALGAIGVAIEAGLEKKAVLAALANFAGVGRRFEKKGERDGVLVIDDYGHHPAEITATLTTAKSCYPDRRLVVLFQPHRFTRTQALFGDFCKSFEEVDELVLTEIYPASEKPIPGVSGQSLAQGIRQVSKTKVTYVPDFDAALHTLQAMLRPGDVLITLGAGSVWKVGVQFLEGAHGA
- the murG gene encoding undecaprenyldiphospho-muramoylpentapeptide beta-N-acetylglucosaminyltransferase; the encoded protein is MKRAIVTTGGTGGHIFPALAVAAELKAMHPGVEILFVGGEGPEGDLARRAGVSFRGLAVRGVLGRGLKAVPAMLRMAWSLVTALGIVRDFRPQVVAGFGGYAGFCPVLAAWMLRVPTAVHEQNSVPGVTNRFLGRVVDKVMVTYPDETHAFPASKVLVTGNPVRPEIAGYVETEPSRVVPKRVLVLGGSQGARAVNRLMVTAWPRLAAEGVELWHQTGSADYESFSQHYRGQAGVRVEPFITDMAGAYAWADLVIGRAGASTLAELACMGKPSLLVPFPHATHDHQRVNASWLEREGAAVVIDEKDLTADLLAGTILGLLGDQNKLLAMGRAARAQAKPDAAGVIARELTRLAA
- the ftsW gene encoding putative lipid II flippase FtsW; translation: MSVHAHAHSQAHVAAPAITAPRSGFDWWLVAFAVALAGLGVVMVLSASGIMAERMVHDKYFFFKKQAIFLGIGVCLMFFVAWLPRKILYGPVYLWLFMVLALLAMTMIPPFSVKAGGARRWMHIGPLLLQPMELAKVVLVFYLAYFYSSKQALVKSFSVGFIPPVVVTGILGVVLLIQPDFGGAVFLGMLFFLMSLVGGTRIIYLLVSGLFGAAAAVLLVVNSPYRFKRWFAFLDPFQDPQGTGYQLVQSFFAFGSGQITGVGFGAGKQKLFYLPEAHTDFIMAVTGEELGFIGVSVILAMIGVLMWRSFRIALAQDDLRDRFTAYGMAMVLGIGFLLNLAVVMGCVPPKGVAMPFLSYGGSNLISGFLCVGILLNLSRRKPA
- the murD gene encoding UDP-N-acetylmuramoyl-L-alanine--D-glutamate ligase, which gives rise to MQALIHKSQLAGHKAVVVGAAVSGVAAARLLAALGAAVRLLDRNPEALDAGARAMLEGLGVELRLGPHKPEDFEGAQMVVLSPGVPVAKLAAFLAACPDAQVLSELELASWFNQAPIVAVTGTNGKTTTTTLIGEILRHAGRRVFVGGNIGTPLSEHLLSGEPCDVAVLEVSSFQLQNVKSFRPKVGVLLNFSANHLDFHADIEEYLTAKLNLFTRMTENDLAVLPLEMKDELEARKFTKARRVYFTGTSRFPENHLPGAHNRANMEAAWLACRAMGVTEEQARAAVAAFKPLAHRLESLGEKGGVLFVDDSKATTVDAMRAAVQSFDRPVRLLAGGVFKGGDLEAVLPLFKGRVVEVGLFGANREIFEAAWSGQLPLFWEPTLEAAVTRLYRNSEPGDVILLSPATASFDLYSGYKARGEDFARIMAGLPDETEARQ
- the mraY gene encoding phospho-N-acetylmuramoyl-pentapeptide-transferase — translated: MIFWLLVPFAAQMTVLNVFRYITFRAIYAFATALIISIVFGPRMIRWLTKIKCGQYIHEDVKAHQCKAGTPTMGGLLMVASILGSVLLWADLTNANVWMAIMVFVGFGLIGLGDDYLKVVKKNNKGLSARGKLIGQLVIAGIAVGALLMDPDFSTKLQVPFFKNFSPDLGWWYLPFAVLVIVGASNGVNLTDGLDGLAIGPTVVAAGMFALFVYVAGHAQMARYLQVLPVAGVGEVAVFCAAMAGAGLGFLWFNAYPAQVFMGDVGSLALGGALGFVAVVCKQEFILMIVGGVFVLETLSVILQVGYYKFSGGKRIFRMAPLHHHFELKGIPESKIIIRFWILSILLAFVALSTLKLR
- a CDS encoding UDP-N-acetylmuramoyl-tripeptide--D-alanyl-D-alanine ligase — its product is MRLTLGEIMAAVQAEADIRPFADAVCDLVTSDSRQARPGALFCCLKGERADGHDFAAQAVERGASALLASRPLTEAEGRAAVLQVPDVLVAMGLLARHWRRRTRAVVAALSGSAGKTTAKEMLASIAARMASSIKNPGNFNNQLGLPLSMLAAGEEHRLWVLELGISRPGDMEELGAICEPDVAVVHNIGPAHLEGLGSIEGVGRAKAGLFHFLRPGGVALANRDYPELWAAAREIRHDVQAMSTRDREAPYYCSFTGCDPDGRGLYRLNLQGLKLEVALSCHGGHLAENVLAAAAAASVLGADARQIAEGLAAAELPGRRFDVRRMGPLAVIDDTYNANPLSMAAAIESARSLAGGGRLVLVLGEMGELGPEADQAHQALGECIARGGCDLLVFKGGAAGHVERGLRSAGYAGRFVPVETAEDFEGVARDMDIDEGAVLFKGSRSQRMEEFLDRFLATRGGESK
- a CDS encoding UDP-N-acetylmuramoyl-L-alanyl-D-glutamate--2,6-diaminopimelate ligase, producing the protein MSFTDKPETAAWADLLNRVAAGLPIRTDSRLVEPGDVFVAVPGAAQDGADYVPMAVEKGAGYVVAASAENFPACTRAELVLTDNPRRALGQLAAAFNGTAKLPFPLVGVTGTNGKTTIAYLVEHVMASAGGKPGVLSTVEYRWPGESVPANLTTPGCLAIHSMLGRMIQAGVTGAVMEASSHALDQGRLEGLTFDAAALTNVTQDHLDYHQDMETYFKAKRRLFEAYLKSSTGAVLNGDDPYGRRLLDSMPDALGYGLGGAGASKRWLQGVILSNTAHGMELEMRYVGGSWRFSTPLAGAHNASNLLAAQGACLAIGFTPEQLASLATCHGAPGRLERVPNCRGLNVYVDYAHTPDALVNVLKALRKLDFGKIVTVFGCGGDRDRTKRPLMAKAVADWSDVAVLTSDNPRHEDPQAIMDDAMPGLSGARQVIAHPDRRKAIAMALELLTPADALLIAGKGHETYQQIGDVKHPFNDVAVVKELLA